From the genome of Triticum aestivum cultivar Chinese Spring chromosome 3B, IWGSC CS RefSeq v2.1, whole genome shotgun sequence, one region includes:
- the LOC123070469 gene encoding myosin-11-like: MENGDETLVSPPAAATAEVEKAAPNGGVEGEEVTVADAVHPAKSYAAVAANAEIEDLRATKLDLEEQLANASQENKTLAAEAHRLEGLFSQARDDVATAEHAAATTEEEVASLRAEVERLQALVDRKKADREADERQRQELTAEVETVRQAKLKLEKEVDALKASAAATTVEDREAAPDAGVPKEQGVAWQGMAAGAAAGAAITAAVVLIYLRLKR, encoded by the coding sequence ATGGAGAACGGCGACGAAACCCTCGTctctccccccgccgccgccaccgctgaggTCGAGAAGGCTGCGCCCAACGGAGGCGTTGAGGGCGAGGAGGTCACCGTCGCCGACGCTGTCCACCCCGCCAAGTCctacgccgccgtcgccgcgaaCGCCGAGATCGAGGACCTCCGCGCCACCAAGCTCGACCTCGAGGAGCAGCTCGCCAATGCCAGCCAGGAGAACAAGACCCTCGCCGCGGAGGCCCACCGCCTCGAAGGGCTCTTCTCTCAGGCCAGGGACGACGTCGCCACCGCCGAgcacgccgccgccaccaccgaagAAGAGGTGGCCTCTCTCCGCGCCGAGGTCGAGCGCCTCCAGGCCCTCGTCGACCGCAAGAAGGCTGACCGTGAGGCGGACGAGCGCCAACGTCAGGAGCTCACGGCCGAGGTGGAGACCGTTCGTCAGGCGAAGCTCAAGCTCGAGAAGGAGGTCGACGCCCTGAAGGCTTCCGCCGCTGCTACCACCGTGGAGGACAGGGAGGCTGCTCCGGACGCTGGGGTCCCGAAGGAACAGGGGGTCGCCTGGCAGGGGATGGCAGCGGGGGCGGCCGCTGGTGCTGCCATCACCGCTGCCGTCGTTCTGATCTACCTCCGCCTCAAGAGGTAA